From a single Bryobacter aggregatus MPL3 genomic region:
- a CDS encoding RluA family pseudouridine synthase produces MALRVLVITFEGEPQRLDIYLQTLFPKYSRSRLQEWIKKGRVKINGEASKASHILKGGEIIDVEPMELRALKAKPEDLPLDILYEDNDLVAINKEAGMTVHAGAGSTEGTLVNALLHRFARLSQLGGDLRPGIVHRLDKFTSGVILVAKHDESHRKLQDQFAARQIDKTYVALVENLIERDEGTVNRPIGRDPWKPVRMTAIRKPDSDEGREAITHWKVMKRYERHTLVEVKIDTGRTHQIRVHLGSLGHKVAGDTLYGARPHESGRFFLHAWRIGFTQPSTGEHIEIEAPLPDELKDWLRSLQ; encoded by the coding sequence GTGGCCCTACGAGTTTTAGTGATCACCTTTGAAGGCGAACCGCAGCGCCTCGACATCTACCTGCAGACCCTCTTCCCGAAGTACAGCCGCAGCCGCTTGCAAGAGTGGATCAAGAAGGGCCGCGTCAAAATCAATGGCGAAGCGAGCAAGGCCTCGCACATCCTCAAGGGCGGCGAAATCATCGACGTCGAGCCAATGGAGTTGCGCGCCCTCAAGGCCAAGCCCGAGGATCTCCCCCTCGACATCCTCTACGAAGACAACGACCTCGTCGCCATCAACAAAGAAGCGGGCATGACCGTCCACGCCGGCGCCGGCTCCACCGAAGGCACCCTCGTCAACGCGCTGCTGCACCGCTTTGCCCGCCTCTCCCAGCTCGGCGGCGACCTGCGCCCCGGCATCGTCCACCGCCTCGACAAGTTCACCAGCGGCGTCATCCTCGTCGCCAAGCACGACGAATCCCATCGCAAACTGCAAGACCAGTTTGCCGCACGCCAGATCGACAAGACCTATGTCGCCCTCGTCGAGAACCTGATCGAGCGCGACGAAGGCACCGTCAACCGCCCCATTGGCCGCGATCCCTGGAAGCCCGTCCGCATGACAGCCATCCGCAAACCCGACAGCGACGAAGGCCGCGAGGCCATCACCCACTGGAAGGTCATGAAGCGCTACGAGCGCCACACCCTCGTCGAGGTAAAAATCGATACCGGCCGCACCCACCAGATCCGCGTCCACCTCGGCAGCCTCGGCCACAAGGTTGCTGGCGACACCCTCTACGGCGCCAGACCCCACGAAAGCGGCCGCTTTTTCCTCCACGCCTGGCGCATTGGCTTCACCCAACCCAGCACCGGCGAACACATCGAAATCGAAGCGCCTCTACCCGACGAACTCAAGGACTGGTTGCGCAGCTTACAATAG